A window of the Lolium perenne isolate Kyuss_39 chromosome 7, Kyuss_2.0, whole genome shotgun sequence genome harbors these coding sequences:
- the LOC127312069 gene encoding disease resistance protein RGA5 isoform X2 — protein MEVVTGAMGTLLPTLAGLLTDTYDLQKNTRGEIRFLKAELESMETALLKVSEAPLDQPPDLQVKLWAKEVRELSYEIEDNVDRFLVRLKSRSQKNPHSFMGFINKSIDLMTKAKIRHKIGTDIKDIRGRIKEVSERRDRYKVDSIVPKPSGVTTDSLRLSALYKEAKELIGMEEKTDDLVNRLREGEGASKQQLKIVSIVGFGGLGKTTLANVVYQKLKSRFDCGAFVSVSLNPNMGNIFKHMLHQLDKHNYFNINESTWGEAQLINELRDFLLNKRYFIVVDDIWNYSVWKQIKHALIENECGSRIITTTRIIDVAQQAGDVYDLKPLSLIHSRRLFYHRIFGAEGKCPSNQLAEVSNNIINRCGGVPLAIITTASILASKNENDWSKVYQAIDSGLQDSPDLNDMRRILSVSYYDLPPHLKTCLLTVSLYPEDYSIVVRDLIWQWIGEGFVREEHGKSLYEVGEDYLNQLINRNLIQPADITHDKASACRVHDMVLNLTTSLAREEHFLAFVGGQQFVSVPRKIRRLSVHSLNEDNLKQLGTMNLSHLRSFSSSCRYISFLPVLASFSVLRALHLSHNLSVGNDHIKVICNMYHLRYLCLRNTSITQIPDEIGNLQFLQVLEISQTPIQVLPASVARLTQLVFLHTGTWTSPPEGLGNLKSLQELLGIWITSPSILHDLSMLTELRNLRIRFHEWNDNYQKSFGSCLCNLVNLKSIEISGLDGNIDFSSDPQQIQSIYLTSMTICTMPRWISSLCSLSSLLIQHIRTFREEHLRVLGSMPSLRDLDIWVSESTQGRHERLVIDSSYPFRCLARLKIGSRIMEMKFAQGAVQKLKTLEIMLSVRQTFDRFGDLDFGLENASSLKHVYVGRWYAGRWSKPDPEEAEDVIRKALEKNPSKPTVEFGMLP, from the exons ATGGAGGTGGTCACTGGTGCAATGGGCACCCTACTGCCAACGCTCGCTGGCCTTCTTACGGACACGTACGACCTGCAGAAGAACACCAGGGGTGAGATCAGGTTCCTCAAAGCGGAGCTGGAGAGCATGGAGACAGCCCTCCTCAAGGTTTCCGAGGCACCGCTCGATCAGCCACCCGACCTGCAAGTCAAGCTCTGGGCAAAGGAAGTCAGGGAGCTGTCCTATGAAATCGAGGACAACGTGGACAGATTCCTCGTGCGCCTTAAAAGCCGCTCACAAAAGAACCCACACAGCTTCATGGGTTTCATCAACAAGAGCATCGACCTGATGACTAAGGCTAAAATCCGACACAAGATCGGCACCGACATCAAAGACATCAGGGGACGTATCAAGGAGGTCAGTGAGCGGCGCGATAGGTATAAGGTTGACAGTATTGTTCCCAAGCCTTCTGGGGTAACCACTGACAGCCTTCGCCTATCAGCTCTATACAAGGAGGCAAAGGAGCTCattggcatggaagagaagacggaTGACCTAGTTAATCGGCTGAGAGAGGGTGAGGGGGCGTCCAAGCAACAGCTCAAGATAGTCTCCATTGTCGGTTTTGGAGGCCTAGGCAAAACAACCCTTGCTAATGTGGTTTATCAGAAGCTTAAATCGCGATTCGATTGTGGGGCATTTGTTTCTGTGTCTCTTAATCCTAACATGGGGAATATTTTCAAACACATGCTCCATCAACTTGACAAGCACAACTACTTTAACATCAATGAATCGACGTGGGGTGAAGCACAACTCATCAACGAGCTAAGAGAttttcttctaaacaagag GTACTTTATTGTGGTCGATGACATATGGAACTATTCTGTATGGAAACAAATCAAACATGCTTTGATTGAGAACGAATGCGGGAGTAGAATCATCACAACAACTCGCATTATCGATGTTGCCCAGCAAGCTGGTGATGTTTACGACCTAAAGCCTCTTTCTCTCATACACTCGAGAAGGTTATTTTACCACAGAATATTTGGTGCTGAAGGCAAATGTCCTTCTAATCAATTAGCTGAAGTGTCTAATAACATTATAAACAGATGCGGTGGAGTACCATTAGCTATTATTACGACAGCAAGTATTTTAGCCAGTAAAAATGAAAATGATTGGTCCAAGGTGTACCAAGCTATAGATTCTGGGCTACAAGATAGTCCTGATCTCAATGACATGAGAAGGATATTATCAGTCAGCTACTATGACTTACCTCCGCATCTGAAGACATGTTTATTGACTGTAAGTTTGTATCCAGAGGATTATAGCATTGTAGTTAGAGATTTGATATGGCAATGGATTGGTGAAGGTTTTGTTCGGGAAGAACATGGAAAGAGCTTGTATGAAGTAGGAGAAGATTACTTGAATCAGCTCATTAACAGAAACTTGATCCAACCAGCAGATATCACTCACGATAAAGCAAGCGCTTGTCGGGTACATGATATGGTGCTTAATCTCACCACTTCATTGGCAAGGGAAGAGCATTTTCTAGCCTTCGTAGGTGGTCAGCAATTTGTCTCTGTACCACGTAAGATTCGCCGACTATCAGTCCACAGCCTAAATGAAGACAATTTGAAGCAGCTGGGAACCATGAACTTGTCCCATTTGAGGTCATTCAGTTCGTCTTGCCGATATATCAGTTTTTTGCCAGTCCTCGCAAGCTTTTCAGTCTTGCGTGCATTGCATTTAAGCCATAATTTGAGTGTGGGGAATGATCATATTAAGGTTATCTGCAATATGTATCACTTGAGGTATTTATGTCTACGCAACACATCCATCACTCAGATCCCAGACGAGATTGGGAATCTGCAGTTCTTACAGGTTCTGGAAATAAGTCAGACGCCTATACAAGTGTTGCCAGCGTCAGTTGCTCGGCTAACACAACTAGTGTTCCTTCATACTGGCACCTGGACAAGCCCGCCAGAAGGACTGGGGAATTTAAAATCTCTGCAAGAATTGCTAGGTATCTGGATCACGTCCCCATCCATTCTGCATGACCTGAGCATGCTGACGGAATTGAGGAATCTTCGTATCAGGTTCCATGAATGGAACGACAACTATCAGAAATCTTTCGGGAGTTGTCTCTGCAACTTGGTCAATCTGAAAAGCATCGAGATAAGTGGTCTGGATGGAAACATAGATTTTTCTTCTGATCCTCAACAGATTCAGTCCATTTATCTGACCTCTATGACGATTTGTACTATGCCAAGATGGATTTCCTCACTCTGCAGCCTCTCTAGCCTTTTAATCCAGCATATAAGAACATTCAGAGAGGAGCACCTTCGAGTACTTGGCAGCATGCCATCTCTTCGTGATCTAGATATATGGGTGTCAGAAAGCACACAGGGCAGGCATGAAAGGTTGGTGATTGACAGCAGCTACCCGTTCAGGTGTTTAGCAAGGCTCAAGATCGGCAGTCGCATCATGGAGATGAAGTTCGCTCAAGGAGCAGTGCAAAAGCTAAAAACCCTTGAGATAATGTTATCAGTGCGCCAGACGTTTGATCGGTTTGGTGATTTGGATTTTGGCCTGGAGAACGCCTCTTCGCTTAAACATGTCTATGTTGGTAGGTGGTATGCTGGGAGGTGGTCCAAACCGGACCCTGAAGAGGCAGAGGATGTTATTCGCAAAGCGCTCGAGAAGAATCCCAGCAAGCCGACAGTTGAATTTGGCATG CTCCCCTAA
- the LOC127312069 gene encoding disease resistance protein RGA5 isoform X1 → MEVVTGAMGTLLPTLAGLLTDTYDLQKNTRGEIRFLKAELESMETALLKVSEAPLDQPPDLQVKLWAKEVRELSYEIEDNVDRFLVRLKSRSQKNPHSFMGFINKSIDLMTKAKIRHKIGTDIKDIRGRIKEVSERRDRYKVDSIVPKPSGVTTDSLRLSALYKEAKELIGMEEKTDDLVNRLREGEGASKQQLKIVSIVGFGGLGKTTLANVVYQKLKSRFDCGAFVSVSLNPNMGNIFKHMLHQLDKHNYFNINESTWGEAQLINELRDFLLNKRYFIVVDDIWNYSVWKQIKHALIENECGSRIITTTRIIDVAQQAGDVYDLKPLSLIHSRRLFYHRIFGAEGKCPSNQLAEVSNNIINRCGGVPLAIITTASILASKNENDWSKVYQAIDSGLQDSPDLNDMRRILSVSYYDLPPHLKTCLLTVSLYPEDYSIVVRDLIWQWIGEGFVREEHGKSLYEVGEDYLNQLINRNLIQPADITHDKASACRVHDMVLNLTTSLAREEHFLAFVGGQQFVSVPRKIRRLSVHSLNEDNLKQLGTMNLSHLRSFSSSCRYISFLPVLASFSVLRALHLSHNLSVGNDHIKVICNMYHLRYLCLRNTSITQIPDEIGNLQFLQVLEISQTPIQVLPASVARLTQLVFLHTGTWTSPPEGLGNLKSLQELLGIWITSPSILHDLSMLTELRNLRIRFHEWNDNYQKSFGSCLCNLVNLKSIEISGLDGNIDFSSDPQQIQSIYLTSMTICTMPRWISSLCSLSSLLIQHIRTFREEHLRVLGSMPSLRDLDIWVSESTQGRHERLVIDSSYPFRCLARLKIGSRIMEMKFAQGAVQKLKTLEIMLSVRQTFDRFGDLDFGLENASSLKHVYVGRWYAGRWSKPDPEEAEDVIRKALEKNPSKPTVEFGMFKLSR, encoded by the exons ATGGAGGTGGTCACTGGTGCAATGGGCACCCTACTGCCAACGCTCGCTGGCCTTCTTACGGACACGTACGACCTGCAGAAGAACACCAGGGGTGAGATCAGGTTCCTCAAAGCGGAGCTGGAGAGCATGGAGACAGCCCTCCTCAAGGTTTCCGAGGCACCGCTCGATCAGCCACCCGACCTGCAAGTCAAGCTCTGGGCAAAGGAAGTCAGGGAGCTGTCCTATGAAATCGAGGACAACGTGGACAGATTCCTCGTGCGCCTTAAAAGCCGCTCACAAAAGAACCCACACAGCTTCATGGGTTTCATCAACAAGAGCATCGACCTGATGACTAAGGCTAAAATCCGACACAAGATCGGCACCGACATCAAAGACATCAGGGGACGTATCAAGGAGGTCAGTGAGCGGCGCGATAGGTATAAGGTTGACAGTATTGTTCCCAAGCCTTCTGGGGTAACCACTGACAGCCTTCGCCTATCAGCTCTATACAAGGAGGCAAAGGAGCTCattggcatggaagagaagacggaTGACCTAGTTAATCGGCTGAGAGAGGGTGAGGGGGCGTCCAAGCAACAGCTCAAGATAGTCTCCATTGTCGGTTTTGGAGGCCTAGGCAAAACAACCCTTGCTAATGTGGTTTATCAGAAGCTTAAATCGCGATTCGATTGTGGGGCATTTGTTTCTGTGTCTCTTAATCCTAACATGGGGAATATTTTCAAACACATGCTCCATCAACTTGACAAGCACAACTACTTTAACATCAATGAATCGACGTGGGGTGAAGCACAACTCATCAACGAGCTAAGAGAttttcttctaaacaagag GTACTTTATTGTGGTCGATGACATATGGAACTATTCTGTATGGAAACAAATCAAACATGCTTTGATTGAGAACGAATGCGGGAGTAGAATCATCACAACAACTCGCATTATCGATGTTGCCCAGCAAGCTGGTGATGTTTACGACCTAAAGCCTCTTTCTCTCATACACTCGAGAAGGTTATTTTACCACAGAATATTTGGTGCTGAAGGCAAATGTCCTTCTAATCAATTAGCTGAAGTGTCTAATAACATTATAAACAGATGCGGTGGAGTACCATTAGCTATTATTACGACAGCAAGTATTTTAGCCAGTAAAAATGAAAATGATTGGTCCAAGGTGTACCAAGCTATAGATTCTGGGCTACAAGATAGTCCTGATCTCAATGACATGAGAAGGATATTATCAGTCAGCTACTATGACTTACCTCCGCATCTGAAGACATGTTTATTGACTGTAAGTTTGTATCCAGAGGATTATAGCATTGTAGTTAGAGATTTGATATGGCAATGGATTGGTGAAGGTTTTGTTCGGGAAGAACATGGAAAGAGCTTGTATGAAGTAGGAGAAGATTACTTGAATCAGCTCATTAACAGAAACTTGATCCAACCAGCAGATATCACTCACGATAAAGCAAGCGCTTGTCGGGTACATGATATGGTGCTTAATCTCACCACTTCATTGGCAAGGGAAGAGCATTTTCTAGCCTTCGTAGGTGGTCAGCAATTTGTCTCTGTACCACGTAAGATTCGCCGACTATCAGTCCACAGCCTAAATGAAGACAATTTGAAGCAGCTGGGAACCATGAACTTGTCCCATTTGAGGTCATTCAGTTCGTCTTGCCGATATATCAGTTTTTTGCCAGTCCTCGCAAGCTTTTCAGTCTTGCGTGCATTGCATTTAAGCCATAATTTGAGTGTGGGGAATGATCATATTAAGGTTATCTGCAATATGTATCACTTGAGGTATTTATGTCTACGCAACACATCCATCACTCAGATCCCAGACGAGATTGGGAATCTGCAGTTCTTACAGGTTCTGGAAATAAGTCAGACGCCTATACAAGTGTTGCCAGCGTCAGTTGCTCGGCTAACACAACTAGTGTTCCTTCATACTGGCACCTGGACAAGCCCGCCAGAAGGACTGGGGAATTTAAAATCTCTGCAAGAATTGCTAGGTATCTGGATCACGTCCCCATCCATTCTGCATGACCTGAGCATGCTGACGGAATTGAGGAATCTTCGTATCAGGTTCCATGAATGGAACGACAACTATCAGAAATCTTTCGGGAGTTGTCTCTGCAACTTGGTCAATCTGAAAAGCATCGAGATAAGTGGTCTGGATGGAAACATAGATTTTTCTTCTGATCCTCAACAGATTCAGTCCATTTATCTGACCTCTATGACGATTTGTACTATGCCAAGATGGATTTCCTCACTCTGCAGCCTCTCTAGCCTTTTAATCCAGCATATAAGAACATTCAGAGAGGAGCACCTTCGAGTACTTGGCAGCATGCCATCTCTTCGTGATCTAGATATATGGGTGTCAGAAAGCACACAGGGCAGGCATGAAAGGTTGGTGATTGACAGCAGCTACCCGTTCAGGTGTTTAGCAAGGCTCAAGATCGGCAGTCGCATCATGGAGATGAAGTTCGCTCAAGGAGCAGTGCAAAAGCTAAAAACCCTTGAGATAATGTTATCAGTGCGCCAGACGTTTGATCGGTTTGGTGATTTGGATTTTGGCCTGGAGAACGCCTCTTCGCTTAAACATGTCTATGTTGGTAGGTGGTATGCTGGGAGGTGGTCCAAACCGGACCCTGAAGAGGCAGAGGATGTTATTCGCAAAGCGCTCGAGAAGAATCCCAGCAAGCCGACAGTTGAATTTGGCATG TTCAAGTTGTCACGGTGA